In Desulfovibrio sp. Fe33, the genomic window GCGGAGTGAGCCCTCAGTATATTTACGACATCATCAGGGCCAAGCAGGGCGGCGACCCGTTTTCCCTGATGCCCGTCCAGCCGCCCGAAGGCACCGGCAAGATGACGGTCGCCGTGATCTGCACCTCCTACGGCCTGGAGCTGGAGGAAGTCCTGGCGCGGCTTAAGAACGCGGGCATCGACGCCGCGCCGGAAAGTTCCTTCAAGACCCTGGCCGCGGAGCACGACATGTCTCCCATCGATATCTACAGGATAGTCAAGGGCGAGTAGTCGGCATATGGAAGTCGTTCATCCGGAAGAAAGGGAGAAGGGACCTCTCGTCGCCCTTGTCCTGGCCCTGATCGTGTTGGGCCTCGGCAGTCTGTACCTGACCTGGCAGTCCATCGCCCAGCAGCGCAAGATCGTCGAGGACCACATGATAATGACCGGTAACTCGATTTTGCGCGGCGTGGACAACAACATCTTCCGCATTGCCCGCACCCTGCGAATGGGCGGCCAGTCCTCGGCTCTTTTCCGGACCATGACGGAAGAGCTTTTCACCGAACTCGCTAAATCCGAGGACATCGAGTTCGTCACCCTGTTCGACCGCGCCGGGCGGCCCATCGTGACCTCCGTGAAAAAGGACAATCATCCCATCTTCCAACTGCCCGACGCCGTGGCCGAGGATATAGAGCCCGGCCGGGCCTGGCACGTCATGGCCGAGGTGGACAAGACCAATGTGCTGCTGTCCGGGCTTCAGGTCCGTTCCGGTATCGCGGTTCTGCTCGGCGTTGACCCCGTCGATGGGGATTCGACGCCGGGAAGGGGCGGAGCAGGCCGGGGCATGGGGCAGAACATGGGCCCCGGTATGGGACAGGGCATGGGCCCGGGGATGATGTTCGACGAATCGCAATCCCAGGTTTACCTGGTGGTGGGGCTCAATGCCGAAAAGCATATGCGCCAGTTCCGCCAGTACCGGCAGGCGGCCACCTATCAGACCGGATACGTCTTTCTCGCCGCCGTGGTCCTCTGGTCCCTGGCGTTCGCCTACCTGCGCCGCCGGGGCGCGAGCCGCAAGCTCGTCCGCCTGGAGCGGTTCCAGAACAAGCTGCTGGACAACATGCCTGACGGTCTTGTCACTCTGGCCGAGACCGGCGAGATCCTGGCCGCCAACCGTTCGGCCAGACAGTTGCTTGCGCCGGGCCAGGACGAGGATTCCGGAGCCGGGGGCGAAAACAAGTCCGATGGGAAAAATGGGAAGTCGGACGGGAAAAAGGGCGGAAAAGCCTCGGGAAAGAAGAGCGGGGAAGTTCCCGCGCCGCCGCCCGAGATTGTCGGAGGCTACTGGCAGGATTTCGACTTCGGCCTCCAGACCAACGAGAACCAGCCGTCCGGTCCCGTGGAATGGGAGCAGTTCGACTACCAGGGCCGACAGTTGGAGATTCTGTTCCTGCCTTTTCAGGAGCAGGACGAGGACGCCGCTCCCGAGCTGGGACAGCGGCTCGTGCTCATCCGCGACCGTACCCAGATTCGTTCCCTCGAGGAAGACCTGAACGAGGCAAAGCGGCTGGCGGCCATCGGCTCCCTGGCCGCGGGCGTGGCGCACGAGGTGCGCAATCCGCTTTCTTCCCTGCGAGGTTTCGCCCAGCTCTTCGCCACCAAGCTCAAGGGACAGGCTCCGCTCGACCAGTACGCCGCAGCCATGGTCCAGGAGGCGGACCGCCTCAACCGCGTGGTCACGGACCTGTTGTATCTGGCCCGGCCGCGTCAGTTGGACCCGTCCTTCATCGATCTTTTCAAGGTGGGCGATTCCCTCAGGCAGCTCATGCGTTTCGATTTCGAAGACAAGCAGATCGAGCCCGAGTTCGACTTCGGCCCCGAGCCGGTCTGGGCCGATCCCGATGCGCTCAGGCAGGTCCTGCTCAATCTCATTTCCAATAGCCTGGATGCCATTCAGGGGTGCGCCGATTGCGACAGGCCCGGCCATGTCAGGCTGGTCTCCATGCGCGGACACAAGGGCGTCTGGATCATTGTGGCCGACGACGGCCCGGGCATGGACCCCGAAATCCGCGACGACGTCTTCAAGCCGTTCGTCACGGGCAAGAAGACCGGCACCGGTCTGGGCCTGGCCATCGTTCACAACATCATGCGCGCCCACAAGGGCCGGGTAATCATAGAATCCGAACCCGGGGCGGGAACCGAAATGAAGCTGTTCTTCCCCGATCCGCAGCCCCGGGAAGACAAGGAATAGCCATGAACGAAGAACGTATTGCGCTGATCGTCGACGACGAGCCGGGCCATCGGATGATGGTTCGGGCCGTGCTGGAGGATGACGGCTGGACCGTGCTCGAAGCCGAATCCGGCGAGCGCGCCCTGACCGTGCTGGCCGAGGAAGCCGAGGCCGACACCTTTCCCGACGTGGCCATGGTGGACATGAAGATGCCCGGCATGGACGGTATGCAACTGCTCAAGGAATTGCAGGTCCGGCGGCCGAGTATGCCCGTTGTCCTGCTGACCGCCTTCGGCTCCGTGGGGTCCGCCGTGGACGCCATGAAGCGGGGGGCTTTCGATTATCTGACCAAGCCCGCCGACAACGACGAGCTCACCGCCGTGCTCGGCAAGGCCTACGAATATCACAAGCTGCTCGACGAGAACGCCCGGTTGCGCGCGGAGGTGGGCAGCGAGCCGGATTTCATTGGGGGCAGCCCCGGTATCGAGCGGGTGCGCGATCTCATCGGCCAGGCCGGTCCCACCGAGGCCACCGTGCTCATTCTGGGACAGAGCGGCACCGGCAAGGAATTGGTGGCCGAGGGGTTGCATCGGGCCAGTCAGCGGGCCGACAAGCCGCTTATCAAGGTCAACTGCGCGGCCCTGCCCGACGACCTCCTGGAATCCGAGCTTTTCGGCTACGAGAAGGGAGCCTTCACGGGCGCGGTCAAGGACAAGCCCGGCCGGTTCCAGTTGGCCGACGGCGGCACCCTGTTCCTCGACGAAATCGGCGAAATGCCCGCCGCGCTCCAAGCCAAGCTCCTGCGCGCCTTGCAGGAGAAGACCATCGAGCCGCTCGGCTCGGTGCGCACCCTCCAGGTGGACGCCCGGATCATTGCGGCCACCAACCGCAATCTCAAGCGGGAAGTCGAAGCTGGACGGTTCCGCGAAGACCTCTACTACCGCCTGGCCGTCCTTGAAATCCGTATTCCGCCGTTGTGCGAACGCAAGGAGGACCTGCCGCTTCTGGTCAGCTTCCTGCTTCGCCGTCTGGGCAACAAGAACAACAAGATCATCCGCACCGTGACCCCGGCCTTTCTCGACGCCCTGTCCGGTTATGATTGGCCCGGCAACGTCCGCGAGCTTGAGAACGTGCTTGAACGCGCGCTCATTCTCTCCAGGTCCGACGCTCTGGGCCCGGACCTTCTGCCTCCGCAGATCACCGGCGCGCGGGAAAACGCCATGGAGCTGGAATACGCCCAGGGCGCACGGCACGCGCCCACACCCGCCAATCTCGAGGAAGCGGAAAAACAGGCCATTATCCAGGCTCTTGAGGAAAACGGCAACCACCGCGAACGCACCGCCGAAGCCCTCGGCATCAGCCGCCGCACACTGCAATACAAATTGAAGAAAT contains:
- a CDS encoding two-component system sensor histidine kinase NtrB, producing MEVVHPEEREKGPLVALVLALIVLGLGSLYLTWQSIAQQRKIVEDHMIMTGNSILRGVDNNIFRIARTLRMGGQSSALFRTMTEELFTELAKSEDIEFVTLFDRAGRPIVTSVKKDNHPIFQLPDAVAEDIEPGRAWHVMAEVDKTNVLLSGLQVRSGIAVLLGVDPVDGDSTPGRGGAGRGMGQNMGPGMGQGMGPGMMFDESQSQVYLVVGLNAEKHMRQFRQYRQAATYQTGYVFLAAVVLWSLAFAYLRRRGASRKLVRLERFQNKLLDNMPDGLVTLAETGEILAANRSARQLLAPGQDEDSGAGGENKSDGKNGKSDGKKGGKASGKKSGEVPAPPPEIVGGYWQDFDFGLQTNENQPSGPVEWEQFDYQGRQLEILFLPFQEQDEDAAPELGQRLVLIRDRTQIRSLEEDLNEAKRLAAIGSLAAGVAHEVRNPLSSLRGFAQLFATKLKGQAPLDQYAAAMVQEADRLNRVVTDLLYLARPRQLDPSFIDLFKVGDSLRQLMRFDFEDKQIEPEFDFGPEPVWADPDALRQVLLNLISNSLDAIQGCADCDRPGHVRLVSMRGHKGVWIIVADDGPGMDPEIRDDVFKPFVTGKKTGTGLGLAIVHNIMRAHKGRVIIESEPGAGTEMKLFFPDPQPREDKE
- a CDS encoding sigma-54-dependent transcriptional regulator codes for the protein MNEERIALIVDDEPGHRMMVRAVLEDDGWTVLEAESGERALTVLAEEAEADTFPDVAMVDMKMPGMDGMQLLKELQVRRPSMPVVLLTAFGSVGSAVDAMKRGAFDYLTKPADNDELTAVLGKAYEYHKLLDENARLRAEVGSEPDFIGGSPGIERVRDLIGQAGPTEATVLILGQSGTGKELVAEGLHRASQRADKPLIKVNCAALPDDLLESELFGYEKGAFTGAVKDKPGRFQLADGGTLFLDEIGEMPAALQAKLLRALQEKTIEPLGSVRTLQVDARIIAATNRNLKREVEAGRFREDLYYRLAVLEIRIPPLCERKEDLPLLVSFLLRRLGNKNNKIIRTVTPAFLDALSGYDWPGNVRELENVLERALILSRSDALGPDLLPPQITGARENAMELEYAQGARHAPTPANLEEAEKQAIIQALEENGNHRERTAEALGISRRTLQYKLKKYGLTRR